The nucleotide window TACTCGCCCGCCCGGAAGCGCTTGGGCATGGTGCCCGGGATGACCACGCTGCGCGCCGGCACCCGACCCTTGTAGGTCACCGGCTCTTCACCGGTCACATCGATGATGCTGGTGGACGAAGTGAGGACGACGCCGGCCCCCAGGACGGCTTCTTCCTCGACCACGACGCCTTCGACGACGATGCAGCGCGAGCCCACGAATGCGCCGTCCTCCACGATCACCGGGGTCGCGGAGGGGGGTTCGAGCACGCCGCCGATCCCCACGCCGCCCGACAGATGCACGTTTCGCCCGATCTGCGCGCAGGAGCCCACGGTGGCCCAGGTATCGACCATCGTGCCGCTGCCGACCCAGGCGCCGATGTTGACGTAGCCGGGCATCAGGATGACGCCGGGCTCGAGGTGGGACCCGTACCGCGCGACGCCCGGCGGCACGACGCGCACGCCGTCCAGGTCGCGCTTGGTGGCGATCTTGTCGCGGTAGACGATCGGGCCGTCGCCGATGGGTTCGATGGGCCGGAGCGCGAAGTAGAGCAGAATGGCTTCCTTGATCCACGCGTTGACCTGCCAGGACCCGCCCACCTTCTCGGCGACCCGCAGATCGCCGCGATCGAGGCGGGCAACGACCTCCTCGATCGCCCGGCGAACGGGCTCGTCGGCCAGTTTCGAGCGATCCTCGAAGGCGTCGTGCACGAGGCGCTGGATGTCCAGGACGGTCATGAGGCTCCTAAGGTGATGCCGGGGCCGGCAGTGAGGCCGGCAGTGCCGCGGCCGGCGCGGGGCTCGCTTCCAGGAGGGCGGCCGGGAGTTGCCCGGCGAAGACGGGCTCGGCCGGGCCGGTCATGTACACCGCGCCCTCCCCGTCCCACTCGAT belongs to Candidatus Tanganyikabacteria bacterium and includes:
- a CDS encoding 2,3,4,5-tetrahydropyridine-2,6-dicarboxylate N-succinyltransferase, which gives rise to MTVLDIQRLVHDAFEDRSKLADEPVRRAIEEVVARLDRGDLRVAEKVGGSWQVNAWIKEAILLYFALRPIEPIGDGPIVYRDKIATKRDLDGVRVVPPGVARYGSHLEPGVILMPGYVNIGAWVGSGTMVDTWATVGSCAQIGRNVHLSGGVGIGGVLEPPSATPVIVEDGAFVGSRCIVVEGVVVEEEAVLGAGVVLTSSTSIIDVTGEEPVTYKGRVPARSVVIPGTMPKRFRAGEYGVPCALIIGQRKASTDKKTSLNDVLRTFDVPV